One genomic segment of Blastopirellula marina includes these proteins:
- a CDS encoding peptidoglycan-binding domain-containing protein translates to MAKKISSSVGRKQGHNARNLPDDVKTVQQLLQAAAKNLGNSDYDPGDDDGKIATPPKFSETVAAINAFQKRFMRSPDGQVDPDRTTLKKLNEAAGSAPASSGAATKTPVAVPSKAPAPAALGKLSLNSFLGKSMAEICPSGYADTSNNHCAHFVGHALDITVGLTCHGMTSGKKRKGEAASLRVQEIFAACPSVAEYDDTMVGKRGLMFVSAPSNFVTTGGKTTIRNVPKKHIGIFLNGTVWHYSNSRNKVVTQTPAQFIKHYSGQTNALWLGTLPPGAISNFSA, encoded by the coding sequence ATGGCAAAGAAGATCAGTTCAAGCGTAGGAAGAAAGCAGGGGCACAACGCCAGGAATCTTCCCGACGACGTCAAAACGGTTCAGCAGTTACTTCAGGCCGCCGCCAAGAACCTGGGTAACAGCGACTACGATCCCGGCGACGACGATGGCAAGATCGCGACGCCACCGAAGTTCTCAGAGACCGTCGCCGCGATTAACGCGTTTCAAAAGCGATTCATGCGCAGTCCCGACGGGCAGGTCGATCCCGACAGGACGACACTCAAAAAGCTGAACGAAGCGGCCGGTTCCGCCCCCGCTTCAAGCGGCGCAGCAACGAAGACGCCGGTGGCCGTGCCGTCGAAGGCACCAGCGCCGGCGGCACTCGGTAAGCTCTCGCTCAATTCGTTTCTCGGCAAATCGATGGCCGAGATCTGTCCGAGCGGGTACGCCGATACAAGCAACAATCACTGTGCTCATTTTGTCGGCCACGCGCTGGATATCACCGTCGGGCTGACATGCCACGGAATGACCTCCGGTAAAAAGCGAAAGGGAGAAGCGGCCAGCCTGCGGGTGCAAGAGATCTTCGCGGCCTGTCCGTCGGTGGCCGAGTACGATGACACGATGGTCGGCAAACGGGGCCTGATGTTCGTCAGCGCGCCGAGCAACTTTGTCACGACCGGCGGAAAGACAACCATCCGGAACGTCCCCAAGAAGCACATTGGGATCTTTCTCAACGGGACTGTCTGGCACTACAGCAACTCGCGAAACAAGGTCGTCACGCAGACGCCGGCCCAGTTCATCAAGCACTACAGCGGCCAGACGAATGCCCTGTGGTTGGGGACGTTGCCTCCGGGGGCGATCTCGAATTTCTCGGCGTAA
- a CDS encoding ferredoxin family protein, translating to MTHVVCEPCFNCKYTDCVVVCPVECFYEGDKILYIHPEECIDCEACVPECPVEAIFHEDNVPEEWNGFIELNAEMAPQCEVITEKKEPLADQ from the coding sequence ATGACTCACGTAGTCTGCGAACCGTGCTTTAACTGCAAGTACACGGATTGCGTTGTTGTGTGCCCCGTCGAATGTTTCTACGAAGGGGACAAGATCCTCTACATCCACCCAGAAGAATGCATCGACTGCGAAGCGTGTGTGCCTGAGTGTCCTGTCGAAGCCATCTTCCACGAAGACAACGTGCCAGAAGAATGGAACGGCTTCATTGAATTGAACGCCGAGATGGCACCTCAGTGCGAAGTGATCACCGAAAAGAAGGAGCCACTGGCCGACCAATAG
- a CDS encoding DUF1559 domain-containing protein, whose amino-acid sequence MSVRSHKSGFTLVELLVVIAIIGMLIALLLPAVQQAREAARRMQCTNHLKQIGLALHNYHDTHGNFPYGFRLGNIGNRDCWFQRILPFVEQAALQDVYEECIRTPTASGGNLSGGYSYVYTVPSTFKGSLLGGAVINIFNCPSEPNSPGFCRDNQVGNYLLCNGADFFKRTANPSQSTKGMFYFESSTGFNNLTDGSSNTVMGSEAIIRGANRPGHIYDAGGYWQGSNHGEAFFSTQQAPNTSLPDLIVRSDTNNNECTSGDWDRVAPCEDVGYDDNNSSGGYRNSARSYHPGGVNTVMGDASVRFVPETIDLGTWRALGTTGNGEVVGQF is encoded by the coding sequence ATGAGCGTTCGGTCTCACAAATCTGGATTTACGCTAGTCGAGCTCCTGGTCGTCATTGCGATCATTGGCATGCTAATTGCCCTTTTGTTGCCTGCGGTTCAACAAGCACGCGAAGCGGCTCGGCGGATGCAATGCACCAATCACCTCAAGCAGATTGGCCTGGCATTGCACAACTACCACGATACGCATGGTAATTTCCCGTATGGTTTTCGCCTGGGGAACATCGGCAATCGCGATTGCTGGTTTCAGCGGATCTTGCCGTTTGTCGAGCAAGCGGCCCTGCAAGATGTTTACGAAGAATGCATCCGCACCCCGACCGCCAGCGGTGGCAACCTGAGCGGTGGCTACTCGTACGTTTACACCGTTCCATCGACGTTTAAGGGAAGCTTGCTGGGAGGGGCCGTCATCAATATCTTCAATTGCCCATCGGAACCGAACAGCCCCGGCTTCTGCCGCGACAACCAGGTAGGCAACTACCTGCTGTGCAACGGCGCGGACTTCTTCAAACGGACAGCCAATCCCTCGCAAAGCACCAAGGGGATGTTCTACTTTGAATCGAGTACCGGCTTTAACAACCTGACCGACGGTAGCTCGAATACCGTCATGGGAAGTGAAGCGATCATTCGCGGTGCGAATCGTCCGGGGCACATCTACGATGCCGGCGGTTACTGGCAAGGCTCGAACCACGGCGAGGCATTCTTCTCGACGCAGCAAGCACCCAACACTTCGTTACCGGACCTGATCGTCCGTAGCGATACCAACAACAACGAATGCACCAGCGGCGACTGGGACCGAGTGGCCCCATGTGAAGACGTGGGTTACGACGACAACAACTCGAGCGGCGGCTACCGCAACTCGGCTCGCAGCTACCACCCCGGCGGCGTGAACACGGTGATGGGGGACGCCTCGGTGCGGTTCGTTCCCGAGACGATCGACCTGGGTACCTGGCGAGCATTGGGCACGACTGGCAACGGTGAAGTGGTCGGCCAGTTCTAA